In Arachis hypogaea cultivar Tifrunner chromosome 7, arahy.Tifrunner.gnm2.J5K5, whole genome shotgun sequence, the genomic window GACAGAGAGACATGCATAATTTAGAGATTTGAACAAGGGGAAgatccagataattaaaaaaacaagAATCAagctataaaaaaattgaaaattgagaAATTAAAGTAAAACAAGCTCACGAGTGGATCAGAGGCGTAGAGCAGAGGAGGAAGCAAGGCTGGGAAGCTGGGGGAGGAGGTGACGCCAACGATTCGCGGTGACGGACGGAAGAGAGGTGAGGCTGACGGATGGAGCAGAACCCAGAAAGCCGTGGCGGCGCATCAGAGGGAAATAAGGATTAAGAAGTCAACAAACCctaatttcatatattttattttacctttttttactaattaaattattatatacaatgataatttaattaacataatattttaattatttcacaaattatatattatataaatataaaataaattaacttaaaaagatattattaatcggtataaataataaataaaattaagttgattcgatttacataTATATAGGTTGTATTAGTAATAAAtcgaaattaatataaaatatatatatataaatcgaattaattttatttaatttatattaaaaacatataaatttaatttacatcAAAAGTGAAATGAGATATGTATataatgaaatttaatttaaaatatcgatataatttttttatttaatttatctacataaatttttcaatttttcaattacATTTAAGTCATTAATTCCATTGGTCTTCATATATGGTGCCATATATTAGGAAGTACCGATACAACACGCGATACGGACACGACACGACACAGATACGTCGATacgttctttttataaaaaatggatACGACACGTTTAGGATacgttgtgaattaaaatttaaataatatattaaattaataaaatattatattgtaaatataagagtaaatataattgcataaaaagtcttaaaattatgcaattattaaaaaaaataaaaaattttaatctactCTTGCCATCTTGCTAGCAGAAAATGTATCAATTTTTCCCCTCCAAGTCCATCATGAAtcaattataaagaaaaaaattggttaatcgggccataaaatcacaaaattaatTTAAGATTTGCAGTCCAGCAGAAAGATCCGTCTCATGAACATCTGGATCGGGTCGGACTTGTTCGGATTCATGGCTGCTCCACCAAGATTCGGGTTAGACTCGTCCAGATTGGTGACTGCTCCATTAAAATTTTGCACTGCGAGAAGACACGCCACCAATACGCTCGTTTGAAGTATCCACCGAGTGTCGGTATCGAATTCGTGTCCGACACGGATACGCCGGCACCATGAGAGAATCCGTGCTTCATAGGCCATATATAGGCAAATCTgcatatatatattgaaataaataataaaatttctcTTCCAATAATGTAGTTGATTATTGGCTTTCTATACTAGCCAAGTGACTATGCATATTCAAATAATTGTCTCTTGCATGTTAGCAGTTATTACTATGTCTTTACTATTCATGTACAGGAGGAATATTGCATTAGTTATTGCATTCCCCACCTTTTGTGTCATTCTCACTTTTTCTTTCGAGGAGTACTATaatgtttttaatattgtgtctaaattaaaagaaaaataaatagataatatttaacagattttgtttttgatattagAATAATaacgatatttttttttaaatgtgggTTGATGGAGTGTTATTTTCAAATGTGAAACTATTTAATTAGATAAACAAAAATCGAATCATTCAATTTGTGAGAAGTACAAAAATCGGACCGTTCAATTTGTGAAAATAAAGGAATCGGACTGAGAGATTTGTCAGAGTACATAAATCAGACCaagaaatttttgttaaaaaaaattaaaaaatttgaagtataGAAATTAAACCCTACGATTTGTGTATCTTCCACACTTTTGTAAAAcatcaaaaattataatattaaggtatatcactacttttacttccatacacacaaaaaaatatcaatatttaataaattttaaataatttattttttattttaaaagataaattagatAATTTAAGCATCAcaataaaaatatcatataatttatttttttatttatcttaaaaaggGATAAAATAACATAAGACTCGAGATAGCatagataatatttaaataataatatttatttaaaatataatttttatgttttttattactTAACCtaagtttttaaaataaatcttttcaTAACATGTACAATTTTTATGAGAAAAAATATTTAGAGTTTAATCATTGTTAATTCTCAAAAGAAAGAATATGATAcgtataagataaataaaaaaaagttaaaataaaatatttacataaaattatttactcaaactcaacaaattttttttatgtaaatgatatattaaaaaatataattatttgtatatgtttttttttttaatttggactTTTACGTAAGAACTTTTATAATGGTACTATATATTAGGCTGCATTATAAAGACAGGGTATTGAGACACAAAATtgtatttgacaaaaaaaaatatggaTAGAGACAATGTGTGTAAAGatattgaattagtgtattttgtatctATTTTGACAGGAGGCAATAATTttctctaattttaattttttatatgtaaattatatgtaaattttagtttaactccctttaaaattttattttagtcttattttattgtgtaaatattttttgccCCTCCAATATTTTATCTAGCTCCATTCCTATTGTTTTCAGTGTCTTATTCTGTCATATTAATGCAACCTTATAGGTCTAGTAGTGTATACTACTTGACAGTTCGTTAGGTTTCTATAAAGGCCAAGTTGACCATGCATTTTCAAATGATATGATCCCTTAAACATAGCAATTGTGTATGTCATTAACTTATTATCATATAGGGTCTTAAGCTATATAAAGGATTGTTATTACATAAATTGTCTTATATTATCAATGGCTAATTCTAAGGACTATATTTCGTTtgttcttctttgtgttttcctcttATCTTCACATGCCTTGGAACATGAATTATCCAAGGGTGAgttttcttatttctctatttctctTGCACAAACTTTTAATTTCCAACTCATTTTTGCATATTCTATTTTCTAAATGAATTTACATTGAACACGAATAACACATTTTGATTGAATGaatttttttctatattaatTAGAGGAAAGAATTTCAACACTACGTGCTATGAAGGTTCATGGGTTAGAAGGTTCAACAAGTGACTCAATTCACAATGGttttggttattattattatccaaatCAATGGGGTAGTATTCCTCATCCCCCTCCTGGTTCGAGGTATAGTCCGAAAAGGCCACCACCTCGTCGCGGTGgccctcctcctcttcctcctccttcaaATTACTATCCTCGCATGATGGGCttcctccttccttttcacactcCATTGCTTCCTATGCACACTCCATTGATGTCTTTCTCTGGTGATTCATTTGGTTACCAACCCTTAAACATAAAAGATATAGGTAAGACATACGCATTTTAATGACTAacagttttataatta contains:
- the LOC112701974 gene encoding uncharacterized protein produces the protein MANSKDYISFVLLCVFLLSSHALEHELSKEERISTLRAMKVHGLEGSTSDSIHNGFGYYYYPNQWGSIPHPPPGSRYSPKRPPPRRGGPPPLPPPSNYYPRMMGFLLPFHTPLLPMHTPLMSFSGDSFGYQPLNIKDIEPEESYDEGRSVMRHRKLTRPSEIKWRFFHAFPLKTSSTMHAYIDGGKMGHGDTANKETMN